Genomic DNA from Oncorhynchus tshawytscha isolate Ot180627B linkage group LG04, Otsh_v2.0, whole genome shotgun sequence:
TTGGACTGGATAGGCTACTAGATATGCAGAAAATTAGCAGCGCTGGGTGCGCAGAGCAGCGATAGTTCTGTTTTCTAGTAGTAGGATGGACACAgcctacatcaagcttgtgagcAAGCGACAAGTGTGGGCAGGCTCTGCCTACGATCCTAGTCTACACATCACGCAAGCGACTCACTTGCTTCCTCATaacaaccagtcagtcaacctcTTACTATTTAGCTTTTCCTCGTTAAAAAAGGCAAACTGCTTTATGAAATTGAAAACACTAGTATTGAGTTTAAGAGTAAAACAACAGTGTAGctatgagtctctctctctctccttgactATTGAAAAGTAGTCTGTCTACCCTCCAACTTTCCCCCCTGCATCCCATAGCCAGGTTCTGATAAGTCTCCTTTTACTTTTCACTCTGCAATAAATAACTACACAAATATCAGTCAGTGATTACAAAAGAGTAGCTGAGAGCCTGTTACAATTATTGCAAATAATAATCTGGTCAGGCGCATTAGCCAATTCATTCTAGCGACCATTCATCCTTTCATAACATCATTACTGATTTGACATAACTATTGAACATTGAATTACGTGTGTGAGCCTGTGTATGAAGGACTTATTTGTTTTATAGGCTATTGCAGGCCATTATGACCATTTGGCAACAGGAGGAAAGTATTTGCGTTACTTAATTTCTCACATGAAAATCTTCCCTGCAGCCCCGCACTTCTACTAAATCTGAGGCAAATCTATAGAGGCAAAAATCTAGTAGCGACAGACGAGCATCGAGTCAGCAAGCCAGAAATACGAGCAGACAAAAAAACATCAGTAACCAAAATATCAAATATGTTTAATGAACCCCCTAATCATCAATCAGACTTGAGCACATGGACCAGGACTTCAGCCATAGGGACTCGTGACGCGACTCGAGCAAAGGGGCCTTGGGACTCGTGGTTTAGTGATTCGACTACAGTGCTGCTAGACGCATTGCAAAGTAAAATAACCTGACATTATCTGAAATGTTTAAGTATctgacatttaaaaaacatactTGTTTGCATCATGCATGGATTGCATGCCCTTTCCAATTTAATTATGTTGGCTAGGAGCCTTTTTTCTATtaaactaggcaggtcagttaagaacaaattcttatttacaatgatggcctatggaacagtgggttaactgccttgttcaggggtagaacgatatatttttatcttgtcagccttgggatttgatctagcaacctttcggttactggcccgatgctctaaccactaggatacctgccaccccACTTGTTGCTTGTCGTGATGTGTTTAAAGCATTTCCACACAAGGCCTTTCACTTCCTCACTCTTCACATGGTCACAGCTAAGGCGTTGGTGGTGCCATTCAACACTGATTCAGAGATGATTAACGCACTAGCAGAACCTGCCAGATCATGTTGCAGTTTCTTATCTTTCAGCAGCTGCCATTCTGAACCCTCTGTCACAAGAGACACCATTAACAAATGTGACATACAATTTGAAATGCATAATTTGCATAACTTTCAATGCATTTATAATGTGAAATGCATTGAATGTCATGTAAAATCTGCAATTAAAAGCAAGATATGATGGATAACATTGCTTTCCTACTCTGTCTAGGCTTAATTTcctgagtatatgtgtgtgttgatATGGTGGTGAGCTGGTTAACTGCCAGGGTGTGTCCTAAattgcaccctataccctatatagtgcactacttttgtagaGGGCCTGtaggtcaaaggtagtgcactatatagagaatagggtgccatttagttTACCGCTAATATCAATCCAATGTTAAGAGGGGTAATGCACTGAGGGATCCCACAGATGACTCCTCGTGTGGGAAATTCTGGCTCAGAAAGCAGCTGGCCGATATAGCTTGCATTGAACCACCATTTTGTGAGCAGATATCAGTGACTTTACTCTGTGGGCAGATTGGCACAGAGGACAGTACAAACAGAACCGTTTTTGCACATATCTGTGTCAAGGATTCATGCAATCATGTTGGTGCCATTAGTTTTATTTCGTGTTAATATTACAGTTAATTTGTTGTAGGCTATCAGTTGAGTTTGTTGAGGGCGGTATGTTGATTTATGTACTTGGAGATTATGTTGTAAGGAAAAgcactttaaaaaatataatttattgtTTACCCTGAACAAAAAGATAAActcaacatataaagtgttggtcccatgttccatgagcaGAAATAAAAAATCGCAGAAATGTTcgatatgcacaaaaagcttatttctcacaaATTTGGTGCACAAATGTATTTAGATTCCTGTTggagagcatttctccttttccaagataatccatccacctgacaggtgtggcatatcaaggagctgattaaacagcatgatcattacacaggtgcaccttgtgctaggtacaataaaaggccactctgcaCGCCTGGCAGCcaacccatggctgcacccctgcccggttgtgtggaatccatagattagggcctcattaatttatttcaattgactgatatccttatatgaactgtaactcagtaaaatcttagaaattgatgcatgttgtgtttatatttttgttcagtgaatgTATGTAGGGCTTGCACTTCAGTCAAACACCTCAGTGTTTCAGAACAACTGTTAGCTCACACGTCACAGTGAGAAAGAGGCATTGTACCTAATCTCTCATGGAAAGACTACGTAAAACAAATAAggcatctgaccaaattatgcaaAATTTCAGGTATGGGTTAAACAAGATTACACAACCTTCAGTGTATGTGGTTTAGCTGCAGGCTTTGAACCAAATCTGACTGCAGAACAGGATGAGTACTAGTCCTATATGGTGGGATTGTGCGCCAATGTACGATCTGTTCGATCCATTAAATTTACATGAACATCtcataccctcctctcccctcaggtACAAGAATCATCTACGACCGGAAGTTCCTGCTGGAGTGCCGCAGTTCCCCGCTGGCCAGGACTCCACCGTGCTCTCTCCCCAACATTCCAGGGGTCACCAGCCCACCCTCCAAACACATCAACAATGTAAAGGCCCATAACAGAGAGCCACTGAACAACAACATCACTGCACCTGCTGACAAAAGCACTGGTAAGAACATGATCCTGTCAGGCAGGCCAACTATTTACTCTTATCTCAGGCATTACAATGTGCCCCCAAAAAAAACATCCCCGAAAGCAGTCATACGAGATGTATTAGTTTTATGGAAAATATATAATGGTATTTAATAAGTGAAATAAGATCAAATGTTCAGATTTACTGGTACCTAATGGGGTTCAGGTCATTTTTAAGTTTTGATATTTACCCTTATGTTAGTATTGCCTGCCAGGCTACAAATATTTAAGGTGAgtaggaaataaataaataaattaacacgtgtgtgtgtgtgtgtgtgtgtttgtgaaggtGACGATGCACAGTTTGAAATGGACATCT
This window encodes:
- the LOC112248503 gene encoding eukaryotic translation initiation factor 4E-binding protein 2, whose translation is MSTGCQKTTTSKAIPTRRVTINDASHMPNDYSTTPGGTLFSTTPGGTRIIYDRKFLLECRSSPLARTPPCSLPNIPGVTSPPSKHINNVKAHNREPLNNNITAPADKSTGDDAQFEMDI